From Mustela nigripes isolate SB6536 chromosome 13, MUSNIG.SB6536, whole genome shotgun sequence, one genomic window encodes:
- the LOC131999586 gene encoding ribonuclease K3-like: MMLDLLGPFPLLLLLLGSWGPVHPLGAWAQPPTRAQWFAIQHISTGPVQCNMAMRRVNNYNQRCKPQNTFLHDTFQNVAATCLLPNRTCKNGQNNCHQSANRIGMTYCSHTGGTYPNCRYSTTPQNQFYTVACNPPQLGDPPYPLVPVHLD, from the coding sequence ATGATGCTGGATCTTCTGGgaccctttcctctcctcctgttGCTGCTGGGATCATGGGGGCCAGTGCATCCACTTGGTGCTTGGGCTCAACCCCCAACCAGGGCTCAATGGTTTGCCATTCAGCATATAAGTACAGGTCCTGTCCAATGCAACATGGCAATGCGTCGTGTCAATAATTATAATCAGCGCTGTAAGCCTCAAAACACCTTTCTGCATGACACCTTCCAGAACGTGGCTGCTACCTGTCTTTTGCCCAACAGGACCTGCAAGAATGGCCAGAATAACTGCCACCAGAGTGCAAATCGTATTGGCATGACTTACTGCAGTCACACTGGAGGGACATATCCCAACTGCCGCTATAGTACTACTCCCCAGAACCAGTTCTACACTGTTGCCTGTAACCCCCCTCAGCTGGGCGACCCTCCCTATCCTCTAGTTCCTGTGCACTTAGATTAA